One Antiquaquibacter oligotrophicus genomic region harbors:
- a CDS encoding TraR/DksA family transcriptional regulator — protein MDAEALLLARRDELLRAIGVSGDELAGIRVARSDGTADDEHDPEGSTLSSDWSRITSLHSTALAGLDEVDRALERLRDGTYGVCVSCGARIPDARLEVRPWADRCVACAV, from the coding sequence ATGGATGCTGAGGCGCTGCTACTCGCACGGCGAGACGAGCTGCTGCGCGCCATCGGGGTGTCCGGCGACGAGCTTGCGGGCATCCGCGTCGCACGCTCCGATGGAACCGCGGACGACGAGCACGACCCGGAGGGCTCGACCCTGTCATCCGACTGGTCCCGCATCACGAGCCTCCACTCGACCGCACTCGCCGGCCTCGACGAGGTTGACCGCGCCCTCGAGCGCCTCCGCGACGGAACATACGGCGTGTGCGTCTCGTGCGGCGCGCGCATCCCGGACGCCCGCCTCGAGGTGCGCCCCTGGGCGGACCGCTGCGTCGCCTGCGCGGTCTGA
- a CDS encoding DUF2510 domain-containing protein, with protein sequence MAKVPEGWYDDGSGKQRWWDGQNWTDRWQDPAPVTSPSTFVEHVKAEAAAGSHPRPAPNGMSYVVLQVILKEKLWGTGSGNLTELERAINGQAALGYRLHTITTASSGSKGLGGGDRIQATLVFEKLV encoded by the coding sequence ATGGCAAAGGTGCCCGAGGGTTGGTACGACGACGGGTCCGGCAAGCAGCGCTGGTGGGACGGACAGAACTGGACCGATCGCTGGCAGGATCCCGCGCCCGTAACCAGTCCGAGCACGTTCGTCGAGCACGTCAAGGCTGAAGCCGCAGCGGGCAGCCACCCGAGGCCAGCGCCCAACGGGATGAGCTACGTGGTTCTGCAGGTCATCCTGAAGGAGAAGCTGTGGGGCACCGGATCCGGCAATCTCACAGAGCTCGAGAGAGCGATCAACGGCCAGGCCGCGCTCGGGTACAGGTTGCACACCATCACAACGGCGTCCTCGGGCAGCAAGGGACTGGGCGGCGGCGACCGCATCCAGGCGACGCTCGTCTTCGAGAAGCTCGTCTGA
- a CDS encoding nucleoside deaminase — protein sequence MSVSTQDEAHLRDAIAEAQEARDAGNHPFGAVLVTRAGRVIRAGNTVVTDRDPTGHAETNLVRLAARELEREELRHSTLYTSTEPCAMCAGAIYWAGIGRVVFALSEQGLIEIVSAVSDEPVLDVPSREVFARGGDTVAVAGPALEAEASAVHAGFWG from the coding sequence ATGAGCGTGAGCACCCAAGACGAGGCGCACCTGCGCGACGCGATCGCGGAAGCGCAGGAGGCGCGGGATGCCGGCAACCATCCGTTCGGTGCTGTGCTGGTGACGCGTGCCGGTCGTGTGATCCGTGCAGGCAACACGGTGGTGACGGACCGCGACCCCACCGGTCACGCGGAGACCAACCTCGTGCGGCTCGCCGCGCGCGAACTCGAGCGCGAGGAGCTCCGGCACAGCACGTTGTACACGAGCACGGAGCCGTGTGCGATGTGTGCCGGCGCCATCTACTGGGCCGGCATCGGGCGTGTGGTGTTTGCGTTGTCCGAGCAGGGGCTCATCGAGATCGTGTCCGCCGTGAGCGACGAGCCGGTGCTCGACGTGCCGAGCCGCGAGGTGTTCGCCCGCGGGGGTGACACCGTGGCGGTTGCAGGTCCGGCGCTGGAGGCGGAGGCATCCGCGGTGCACGCGGGCTTCTGGGGCTAG
- a CDS encoding cell wall-binding repeat-containing protein codes for MSLTHPHPTRRYRRPVAVGVAATLAASLAVALPAITETAQAAPGPAATLTVEADQPFREATVMASGSLYGIANDGVPSDALIAPLKPDTFVQMPPGGTQQPTGDTLNVWQAADRAGAGVVVRLVDYYPGWPYQFSWTDTQTRLGWENAVRDIVNKIETAGVTNVVAYAPWNEPDITWRDQNGSFLDFWEFSYNLLREIAPDVPIQGPNYSTDISDMREFLEFAKETNTVPDVLEWHELIRPDLIPTHVNTVNALLEELELGDIPVDITEYATTAEVGIPGKLVPYLAKLERYGIDRAELPFWNQSGTLGDLLVSRGGAPNGAYWMYTWYAQFEGDMVTTTPPSNTSPLEGLASVNDAKDTVRIIAGGNTGATSVVVNGLDQLNLGDNVNVKLEYTPAYGRTTPTAGPITISNTTYEVGENGSITVPIVMNPAYGYHVVITEAGDGETIDGSYVITNGNSGLALEPSAGTDGATVVQSTADGSAEQVWDVTHAGSGLYKIVNKASGLALGVQGGSTTNGALAVVAASGAAENQLWQPVPNSVGNIRFTNYGTGLTLGVQDKSTADGASVIQWADGVQSTGCLPTTSRQPGKFNTALDLCGTSGYGQLPTGIVSGLTGDWSISTWVKPKTVATWSRVFDFGTGQSANMFLTVSAGNGPRFAITSGGAGSEKQLNWTGQNLPLDQWSNVTIVSSGTTGTMYVNGNAVSTNTAFTTKPSALGQTNRNYIGKSQYNDPAYNGAVDDLAIYDRALSAQEVAALASGQVGAGNVANYKFDETSNFTTLIDSSGNNRNGTVVAGTGSSGTATTATDAQTPDRFWTLTEVEEPEPGDITVDRVAGANRYEVAVNISEGAYPETAPVVYVASGENYPDALSAGPAAAFEGGPLLLVKPGELPASVSAEIARLQPSKIVVVGGILSVTEGVYNDLAALTDETVRIAGANRYEVSRNVAEYAFGSADVPLVYVATGEKFPDALSAGGAAGSKDAPVVLVRGSASDLDADTAALLDSLGTTDTRVLGGEASVTPGVFEDIAAISTAVRLGGSDRYQAARAVNSDAFESADRAFIATGLNFPDALAGSAWAAAAAAPMYVAPGTCVTAGVLADLETLGVTHVTLLGGEASLTPAVFNLTACS; via the coding sequence GTGTCACTCACCCACCCCCACCCCACGAGGCGATACCGGCGCCCGGTCGCCGTGGGCGTCGCAGCGACGCTCGCTGCGTCGCTCGCAGTCGCCCTGCCCGCCATCACAGAAACCGCGCAGGCCGCCCCCGGTCCCGCTGCCACGCTTACCGTCGAGGCCGATCAGCCGTTCCGCGAAGCAACGGTCATGGCGAGCGGTTCGCTCTACGGAATCGCCAACGACGGCGTGCCATCGGATGCGCTCATCGCCCCCCTCAAGCCGGACACCTTCGTGCAAATGCCCCCCGGTGGCACTCAACAGCCCACCGGTGACACCCTCAACGTCTGGCAGGCCGCAGATCGTGCGGGTGCCGGCGTCGTCGTGCGTCTCGTCGACTACTACCCGGGCTGGCCGTACCAGTTCTCGTGGACTGACACCCAGACCCGTCTCGGCTGGGAGAACGCCGTTCGGGACATCGTCAACAAGATCGAAACGGCGGGTGTGACGAACGTTGTCGCGTACGCGCCGTGGAACGAGCCCGACATCACATGGAGAGACCAGAACGGCTCCTTCCTCGATTTCTGGGAGTTCAGCTACAACCTGCTTCGTGAGATCGCTCCGGATGTGCCGATCCAGGGTCCGAACTACTCGACGGACATCAGCGACATGCGCGAGTTCCTCGAGTTCGCGAAGGAGACCAACACCGTGCCCGACGTGCTCGAGTGGCACGAACTGATTCGCCCGGACCTCATCCCGACTCACGTCAACACCGTGAATGCGCTCCTCGAGGAGCTTGAGCTCGGCGACATCCCGGTTGACATCACCGAGTACGCCACGACCGCGGAGGTCGGAATCCCCGGCAAGCTCGTTCCCTACCTTGCGAAGCTCGAGCGTTACGGGATCGACCGTGCCGAGCTGCCGTTCTGGAACCAGTCCGGTACCCTCGGCGACCTCCTCGTGAGCCGAGGTGGAGCGCCTAACGGTGCCTACTGGATGTACACCTGGTACGCACAGTTCGAGGGCGACATGGTCACCACCACGCCGCCATCCAACACGAGCCCACTCGAGGGATTGGCGTCGGTCAACGACGCGAAGGACACGGTTCGCATTATCGCGGGCGGTAACACCGGAGCGACCTCCGTCGTCGTGAACGGGCTGGACCAGCTGAACCTCGGCGACAACGTCAACGTCAAGCTCGAGTACACGCCCGCTTACGGCCGCACGACCCCCACCGCTGGTCCCATCACCATCTCGAACACCACCTACGAGGTGGGAGAGAACGGATCGATCACGGTGCCTATCGTCATGAACCCGGCATACGGCTACCACGTCGTCATCACCGAAGCCGGTGACGGAGAGACAATTGACGGCTCGTATGTCATCACCAACGGCAACAGCGGCCTCGCTCTCGAGCCTTCGGCCGGAACGGATGGCGCGACGGTCGTCCAGTCAACCGCCGACGGTTCGGCTGAGCAGGTCTGGGACGTGACCCACGCCGGATCCGGTCTCTACAAGATCGTGAACAAGGCGAGCGGCCTCGCCCTCGGCGTGCAGGGCGGCTCGACGACCAACGGGGCTCTTGCTGTGGTGGCAGCATCCGGCGCTGCCGAGAATCAGCTTTGGCAGCCGGTGCCGAACAGTGTTGGCAATATCCGATTCACGAACTACGGGACGGGACTCACACTCGGGGTGCAGGACAAGAGCACCGCAGACGGTGCCTCGGTCATTCAGTGGGCCGACGGTGTGCAGTCCACCGGGTGTCTCCCCACTACGTCGCGACAGCCTGGCAAGTTCAACACCGCGCTCGATCTCTGTGGCACCTCTGGCTACGGCCAGCTGCCCACCGGCATCGTGAGCGGCCTCACCGGAGACTGGTCTATCTCGACATGGGTCAAGCCGAAGACGGTTGCCACCTGGTCGCGTGTATTCGACTTCGGAACCGGGCAGTCGGCGAACATGTTCCTCACCGTGAGCGCGGGCAACGGCCCTCGATTCGCGATTACGTCGGGTGGGGCCGGCAGCGAGAAGCAGTTGAACTGGACGGGCCAGAACCTGCCGCTCGATCAGTGGTCGAACGTCACCATCGTGTCGTCGGGCACCACGGGCACGATGTACGTGAACGGCAACGCGGTGAGCACCAACACGGCATTCACGACGAAGCCGTCAGCGCTCGGCCAGACGAACCGCAACTACATCGGAAAGTCGCAGTACAACGACCCCGCCTACAACGGCGCCGTCGACGACCTGGCGATCTACGATCGTGCGCTGAGTGCCCAAGAAGTGGCAGCGCTCGCATCGGGTCAAGTTGGTGCAGGAAACGTCGCGAACTACAAGTTCGACGAGACGAGCAACTTCACCACACTCATCGACAGCTCCGGCAACAACCGCAACGGCACAGTCGTGGCGGGGACGGGATCCTCAGGCACGGCGACGACAGCCACGGACGCTCAGACGCCTGACCGCTTCTGGACCCTCACCGAGGTCGAGGAGCCGGAGCCAGGCGACATCACGGTCGACCGGGTGGCGGGAGCGAACCGCTACGAGGTCGCCGTGAACATTTCGGAGGGCGCGTACCCGGAGACCGCTCCCGTGGTCTACGTCGCGAGTGGAGAGAACTACCCTGACGCGCTGTCGGCGGGTCCCGCCGCAGCGTTTGAGGGAGGTCCACTGCTCCTCGTGAAGCCGGGCGAGTTGCCTGCATCAGTTAGCGCGGAGATCGCGCGACTGCAGCCATCGAAGATCGTTGTGGTGGGAGGCATCCTTTCGGTAACGGAGGGTGTCTACAACGACCTCGCGGCCCTCACTGACGAGACTGTGCGCATCGCTGGTGCCAACCGCTACGAGGTGTCACGCAATGTAGCCGAGTACGCGTTCGGCAGTGCCGACGTTCCGCTCGTCTACGTTGCGACGGGGGAGAAGTTCCCGGATGCACTCAGCGCGGGTGGCGCGGCCGGCTCGAAGGATGCACCTGTCGTGCTGGTGAGGGGCTCTGCGAGCGACCTCGACGCCGACACGGCGGCGCTGCTCGACAGCCTCGGCACCACCGACACGCGAGTGCTCGGAGGCGAGGCATCCGTGACGCCCGGTGTGTTCGAAGACATCGCCGCGATCTCGACCGCGGTGCGACTGGGTGGTTCCGACAGGTACCAGGCTGCGCGAGCGGTCAACTCCGACGCCTTCGAAAGCGCCGACCGCGCGTTCATCGCGACGGGGTTGAACTTCCCCGATGCGCTCGCCGGTTCCGCGTGGGCCGCAGCGGCTGCAGCCCCGATGTACGTGGCACCAGGCACGTGCGTCACTGCGGGAGTTCTTGCCGACCTCGAGACCCTCGGCGTCACCCACGTGACGCTGCTCGGTGGCGAGGCATCCCTCACGCCCGCGGTGTTCAACCTCACCGCGTGCAGCTAG
- a CDS encoding amylo-alpha-1,6-glucosidase: MHTRPGHHFDIAEIPFSVRGSWLDLSPVVALHTRRDDLHLVSHQNGMHGVLSLVPEIDGQRVETTVEASPSLLSWVHDRGTVDATFDGTSTVRLRGRGVGLRIADAAAELTPFTGTYLFTEPGTESAVFTSYETGRRYRVTRLSGRLDVEGDGALGQGTRAVLAGGDGASWEVAVEEFTAARAPYETSASFESVVEANAAAFEEYLEALAPWRGERTPGVARAAYVLWSATVSPLGYLGRESILMSKHWMDKVWSWDHAFNALALAPGLPDIALDQFLAPFDYQDDTGAPPDSVTHSEVLYNYVKPPIHGWALAKLRERMPRPLTRDELADIYSRLSRWSTFWLDFRRAPGRTLPYYQHGNDSGWDNSTTFDVDRVIESPDLAAFLVVQLDVLAGLADELGEDATRWRAESASILDALLEDLWDGENFVAIGASSGRTSTATSLLNLLPILAAHRLPQGVRSALASHIERHVTEYGPATEIPGTALYEPDGYWRGPIWAPSTVLIESGLRSSGFAELADRVSERFRALCEKSGFAENFDAVTGEGLRDRAYSWTASSYLLLADESEGRRMTAS, from the coding sequence ATGCACACTCGCCCCGGCCATCACTTCGACATCGCGGAGATTCCCTTCTCGGTGCGCGGCTCGTGGCTCGACCTCTCACCCGTCGTCGCACTGCACACCCGGCGAGACGACCTCCATCTCGTATCGCATCAGAACGGCATGCACGGCGTGCTGTCCCTGGTACCCGAGATCGACGGGCAGAGGGTCGAGACAACGGTGGAGGCGAGCCCGTCACTGCTCAGTTGGGTGCACGACCGGGGCACCGTCGACGCCACGTTCGACGGCACGTCGACAGTGCGTCTCCGAGGCCGCGGCGTTGGCCTGCGAATCGCGGATGCCGCGGCCGAACTCACACCCTTCACAGGCACGTACCTCTTCACCGAACCCGGCACTGAGAGCGCCGTGTTCACGTCTTACGAAACAGGACGGCGCTATCGAGTCACGCGATTGTCTGGCCGACTCGACGTCGAAGGGGACGGCGCGCTCGGGCAGGGCACGCGTGCCGTGCTCGCCGGCGGAGACGGGGCCAGTTGGGAGGTGGCCGTGGAAGAATTCACGGCCGCGCGGGCGCCGTACGAAACATCCGCGTCGTTCGAGTCGGTCGTTGAGGCCAACGCCGCGGCCTTCGAGGAGTACCTTGAGGCGCTCGCGCCATGGCGCGGTGAGCGCACTCCGGGAGTGGCCCGCGCGGCGTATGTGCTGTGGTCCGCGACTGTGAGCCCACTCGGGTATCTGGGTCGCGAGTCGATCCTCATGTCCAAACACTGGATGGACAAGGTCTGGAGTTGGGACCACGCGTTCAATGCGTTGGCCCTTGCCCCTGGCCTGCCGGATATCGCGCTCGATCAGTTCCTCGCCCCGTTCGACTACCAGGACGACACGGGAGCGCCGCCGGACTCCGTTACACACTCCGAGGTGCTCTATAACTACGTCAAGCCGCCCATCCACGGTTGGGCGCTCGCGAAGCTACGCGAGCGCATGCCCAGGCCGTTAACCCGCGACGAGCTCGCCGACATCTACTCGCGCCTCAGCCGATGGAGCACGTTCTGGCTCGACTTCCGGCGAGCACCCGGGCGCACCCTGCCCTATTACCAACACGGCAACGACTCCGGTTGGGACAATTCGACGACGTTCGACGTCGATCGTGTCATCGAGTCCCCGGACCTCGCGGCCTTCCTCGTCGTGCAGCTCGACGTGCTCGCGGGCCTCGCCGACGAACTCGGCGAGGATGCCACTCGGTGGCGGGCCGAGTCCGCCAGCATCCTCGATGCGTTGCTCGAGGACCTGTGGGATGGCGAGAACTTCGTAGCGATCGGGGCTTCGTCTGGGAGGACGAGCACGGCGACGAGCCTCCTCAATCTTCTGCCGATTCTCGCCGCGCATCGCCTCCCTCAGGGTGTTCGCAGCGCGCTTGCGTCGCACATCGAGCGGCATGTGACCGAGTACGGCCCTGCGACGGAGATTCCCGGGACCGCCCTCTACGAGCCGGACGGGTACTGGCGCGGACCCATCTGGGCGCCATCGACCGTGCTCATCGAGTCCGGCCTGCGCTCGAGCGGATTCGCCGAACTCGCGGATCGGGTGAGCGAGCGATTTCGCGCGCTCTGCGAGAAGTCGGGCTTCGCCGAAAACTTCGACGCCGTCACGGGTGAGGGTCTTCGCGACCGCGCGTACTCGTGGACGGCCAGCAGCTACCTCCTCCTGGCGGACGAATCCGAGGGACGTCGGATGACCGCATCCTGA
- a CDS encoding carbohydrate ABC transporter permease, which yields MRTRGRLWKTAVGVVLTGIMLFPLYWMINVSLTQPNELRKDPPNLFPFNPTFDGYSRVISEQLPYLGTSLVVGLGTVILTVAISAPAAFAIAKLRPWGGTTLNFVLLIAQMIPGIIMAMGFYLIFFNWGILDTIPGLILADSTLAVPFGVLIFVAFMSGIPNELIAAAKIDGAGAWRTFRSIVLPVSRNSIVTVSLFAFLWSWSDFLFASTLNRSGAFQPITIGIYRYIGNNTQDWNAIMATAVVASIPAAVLLVLAQRYVAAGVTAGAVKD from the coding sequence ATGAGAACACGCGGTCGGCTGTGGAAGACGGCAGTGGGCGTTGTCCTCACGGGCATCATGCTCTTCCCGCTCTATTGGATGATCAACGTCTCGCTCACCCAACCGAACGAGTTGCGCAAAGATCCGCCAAACCTGTTTCCGTTCAACCCGACGTTCGACGGATACTCCCGCGTCATCTCAGAGCAGTTGCCGTATCTCGGAACCAGTCTCGTTGTGGGGCTCGGTACGGTCATCCTGACGGTCGCGATTTCTGCCCCGGCGGCGTTCGCCATCGCGAAGCTCCGTCCGTGGGGTGGCACAACCCTCAACTTCGTCCTGCTCATCGCCCAGATGATCCCCGGCATCATCATGGCGATGGGGTTCTACCTGATCTTCTTCAACTGGGGCATTCTCGACACCATCCCAGGGCTCATCCTCGCGGACTCAACGCTCGCCGTTCCCTTCGGTGTGCTTATCTTCGTCGCGTTCATGTCGGGCATCCCCAATGAGTTGATCGCCGCAGCGAAGATCGACGGCGCGGGTGCCTGGCGCACGTTCCGATCGATCGTGTTGCCCGTCAGCCGCAACTCGATCGTCACCGTTTCGCTCTTCGCCTTCCTCTGGTCGTGGTCGGACTTCCTGTTCGCTTCCACGCTCAACAGGTCGGGCGCGTTCCAGCCGATCACGATCGGCATCTACCGCTACATCGGCAACAACACCCAGGACTGGAACGCGATCATGGCGACCGCCGTCGTCGCCTCCATCCCCGCGGCCGTGCTGCTCGTGCTCGCACAGCGCTATGTCGCCGCGGGCGTGACGGCCGGTGCCGTCAAAGACTGA
- a CDS encoding carbohydrate ABC transporter permease: MTATQITSESAARVTKDGAASLVAPSRRRAPKPRWRERLVASAFVAPVVIYLAVFYAYPLFRNLDLSFRDYTLRSFIDGNAPFVWFDNYAQVLADSTFAPALINTAVFTFVSIIFQFSIGLLLAVFFYRHFPLSATLRALFLVPWLLPLLVSASVWAWMLNSESGIVNAALETIGLGQVNWLTSPQWSMVSVLLANIWIGIPFNLVILYSGLQNIPGEVYEAASLDGANGWQTFWRITFPLLRPVSAITILLGLVYTLKVFDIIWIMTRGAPGNSSTTFAIWSYRLGFGGGSPELSPAAAVGNLLIILAFVFGLLYIRSQRKLVES; this comes from the coding sequence ATGACAGCGACACAGATCACCTCTGAGTCGGCTGCGCGTGTCACCAAGGATGGGGCGGCGTCTCTCGTCGCCCCATCCCGCCGCCGGGCGCCGAAGCCCCGTTGGCGTGAACGACTTGTCGCGTCGGCATTCGTCGCTCCCGTGGTGATCTACCTCGCGGTCTTCTACGCGTACCCCCTCTTCCGCAACCTCGATCTGAGTTTTCGCGATTACACGCTGCGCTCCTTCATTGACGGCAATGCGCCGTTCGTGTGGTTCGACAACTACGCGCAGGTGCTCGCGGATTCGACGTTTGCGCCGGCACTCATCAACACGGCGGTCTTCACGTTCGTGTCGATCATCTTCCAGTTCTCCATCGGACTACTCCTCGCGGTGTTCTTCTACCGCCACTTCCCGCTGTCGGCCACACTGCGCGCACTCTTCCTCGTGCCGTGGCTGCTGCCCCTGCTCGTCTCAGCCTCGGTGTGGGCATGGATGCTCAACAGCGAGTCCGGCATCGTCAACGCCGCGCTCGAGACGATCGGACTGGGGCAGGTCAACTGGCTGACGTCGCCCCAGTGGTCGATGGTCTCGGTGCTCCTGGCGAACATCTGGATCGGCATCCCGTTCAACCTCGTCATCCTGTACAGCGGTCTGCAGAACATCCCCGGTGAGGTCTATGAGGCGGCTTCGTTGGACGGCGCGAACGGATGGCAGACCTTCTGGCGCATCACGTTCCCACTCCTGCGCCCGGTGTCGGCGATCACGATCCTCCTGGGTCTGGTGTACACCCTCAAGGTGTTCGACATCATCTGGATCATGACCCGGGGTGCTCCCGGCAACTCGTCGACGACATTCGCGATCTGGTCGTACCGTCTGGGCTTCGGAGGCGGCAGCCCAGAACTCAGCCCTGCGGCGGCGGTCGGCAATCTGCTGATCATCCTCGCGTTCGTCTTCGGGCTGCTCTATATCCGCTCGCAACGGAAGTTGGTCGAATCATGA
- a CDS encoding sugar ABC transporter substrate-binding protein — MITTSKGIRAASALVLGTALIGSLAACAPSSEGGGDSTTYTLWDPYPDRDASSTWAQAIDACADELGITIERNSGNTGDTVKDLTTAAGNLPDLAMVDNPKVGTLADAGLLTTNSETGLDTSAIEANILSAGELDGETYGVPVGANTLGLYYNPEILEAAGVDIASVTDYASLTAALEKVVASGAKGITFSAVGTEEGTFQFLPWFWGADADLTELDSSAAQSALQLWTDWVNKGLAPNSVLSNTQGTSWDEFMTGEYGFAENGSWFKGAADEAGYLSIQVPGIDGGAAPAPTGGEFITIPVQSDTSRYETSTKIVECLTTGNAGADALGYVAPTAEGQAAQLEADPSLEFWITAVGDAKPRTADNLGISYGIISEQLYTAVQNALSGVSSPADALADAQAAAAERLQ, encoded by the coding sequence GTGATCACGACAAGCAAGGGGATCCGCGCGGCAAGCGCGCTCGTCCTCGGAACAGCCCTCATCGGTTCGCTCGCGGCCTGCGCCCCGAGCAGCGAAGGCGGCGGCGACAGCACCACCTACACCCTGTGGGACCCGTACCCGGACCGCGATGCGTCGTCCACATGGGCTCAGGCCATTGATGCGTGCGCCGACGAGCTCGGCATCACCATCGAGCGAAACTCGGGCAACACGGGCGACACCGTCAAGGACCTCACCACGGCCGCAGGCAATCTCCCCGACCTCGCGATGGTCGATAACCCCAAGGTCGGCACCCTCGCTGATGCGGGGCTCCTCACCACCAACTCCGAGACCGGTCTCGATACGTCGGCCATCGAGGCGAACATCCTCTCGGCGGGCGAGCTCGATGGCGAAACCTACGGCGTTCCTGTCGGAGCCAACACCCTCGGCCTGTACTACAACCCCGAGATCCTCGAGGCCGCCGGCGTCGACATCGCCTCGGTGACCGACTACGCGTCGCTCACTGCCGCGCTCGAGAAGGTCGTGGCCTCCGGCGCGAAGGGCATCACGTTCTCGGCCGTGGGAACCGAGGAGGGAACGTTCCAGTTCCTCCCGTGGTTCTGGGGTGCAGACGCGGACCTGACCGAACTCGACTCGAGCGCTGCCCAGTCGGCACTCCAGCTCTGGACTGACTGGGTGAACAAGGGTCTCGCACCCAACTCGGTGCTCTCGAACACACAGGGGACGAGCTGGGACGAGTTCATGACCGGCGAGTACGGCTTCGCGGAGAACGGGTCGTGGTTCAAGGGCGCAGCGGATGAGGCGGGCTACCTGTCCATCCAGGTTCCCGGTATCGACGGGGGAGCAGCACCCGCGCCCACCGGTGGTGAGTTCATCACCATTCCGGTCCAGTCGGACACCTCGCGCTACGAAACCTCGACCAAGATCGTCGAGTGCTTGACCACCGGCAACGCCGGTGCCGACGCTCTCGGTTACGTCGCGCCGACCGCGGAGGGACAGGCCGCTCAGCTCGAGGCCGACCCGTCGCTCGAGTTCTGGATTACCGCTGTCGGAGACGCGAAGCCGCGCACCGCCGACAACCTCGGCATCTCGTACGGCATCATCTCCGAGCAGCTCTACACCGCAGTGCAGAACGCTCTCAGTGGCGTCTCGTCACCGGCTGACGCCCTCGCGGACGCACAGGCGGCGGCCGCCGAGCGCTTGCAGTAA
- a CDS encoding LacI family DNA-binding transcriptional regulator — MATIGDVARAAGVSRSTVSYALSGNRPISRETRERIDQAILELGFTVNAGARALATAQTKAIGLLSQFHRDEFAPAMLQYIRSVSDAARELGYDVLFVTDIDGSAAVRRITSSNMVDGVVLLDVTHADPRLDALRAARQPGALVGLPGDTEGLDVFDLDFGESARVMVDHLYSLGHREIILVSPPKHVFERGGAYGWRFRDAAIERAGRYGIRIHPYYGESQQPEITVNIDAILDARPTATAMIVHNDATIAALPMVLQRRGVRVPDDLSVVSLYAQDFGRTFSLPYTAVESSPDKLGRMAVQQLVRRIIDPGQAGPAVVKFVAPELVDRGSTA, encoded by the coding sequence GTGGCGACAATCGGAGACGTGGCGCGTGCCGCCGGGGTATCCCGCAGCACCGTATCGTACGCGCTCTCAGGTAACCGCCCCATCTCTCGTGAAACGCGAGAGCGTATCGATCAAGCCATCCTCGAGCTCGGGTTCACGGTCAACGCTGGCGCACGGGCTCTGGCTACCGCGCAAACAAAGGCCATTGGCCTCCTTTCGCAGTTTCACCGCGACGAGTTCGCGCCCGCGATGCTCCAGTACATCCGGTCCGTTTCGGACGCAGCGCGCGAACTCGGCTACGACGTGCTCTTCGTCACCGACATTGACGGCTCGGCTGCTGTTCGTCGAATCACGTCGTCGAACATGGTCGACGGGGTAGTACTCCTCGACGTCACGCACGCCGATCCGCGCCTCGACGCGCTACGAGCGGCACGACAGCCCGGAGCCCTCGTCGGGCTGCCCGGCGACACGGAAGGCCTCGACGTTTTTGACCTCGATTTCGGCGAATCCGCGCGCGTCATGGTCGACCACCTCTACAGCCTCGGCCACCGCGAAATCATCCTCGTGAGTCCGCCAAAACATGTGTTCGAGCGCGGGGGAGCGTACGGCTGGCGGTTCCGCGATGCGGCCATCGAGCGCGCCGGGCGGTACGGCATCCGAATTCATCCCTACTACGGCGAATCCCAGCAGCCCGAGATCACCGTCAACATCGACGCGATCCTGGATGCTCGGCCCACGGCGACCGCCATGATCGTGCACAACGATGCGACGATCGCCGCACTGCCCATGGTGCTCCAGCGCCGAGGTGTGCGCGTGCCCGACGACCTCTCGGTCGTGAGCCTGTACGCACAAGACTTCGGGCGAACCTTCTCCCTGCCGTACACGGCAGTCGAGAGTTCGCCCGACAAGTTGGGCCGCATGGCGGTCCAGCAACTGGTTCGGCGAATCATCGACCCGGGACAGGCAGGCCCCGCAGTCGTGAAGTTCGTCGCGCCGGAGTTGGTTGATCGGGGCAGCACGGCGTAG